A single genomic interval of Leptospira stimsonii harbors:
- a CDS encoding RNA polymerase sigma factor, producing the protein MMTESEFTDIVSSTRDIVLSAIEKNLAERFSYAIDDVAQETYFRAYKALKKDQFRKESKLSTWLYAIARNESLRMNDKLKREEERADKLARSKKPEDFITRNSSLNGKSGDAESNSQEVIGLLRSLLVKIPDKYRRVLEFYLAGYTEKQIAETMGVKPGTVKSRAARGKEMMKRVGTKEKFYE; encoded by the coding sequence ATGATGACTGAATCTGAATTTACAGATATCGTTAGTTCCACTAGGGACATTGTCCTCTCTGCGATTGAAAAAAACCTCGCAGAGAGGTTTTCTTATGCTATCGACGACGTGGCGCAAGAAACCTATTTTCGCGCGTACAAAGCCTTAAAAAAAGACCAGTTTCGTAAAGAATCCAAACTGAGCACTTGGTTGTACGCGATCGCCAGAAACGAATCCCTCAGAATGAACGATAAGCTGAAAAGAGAAGAAGAGCGCGCCGATAAATTGGCTCGCTCGAAAAAACCGGAAGATTTTATAACTAGAAATTCCAGCTTGAACGGAAAGTCGGGGGACGCGGAGAGTAATTCCCAGGAAGTGATCGGATTACTTCGTTCCCTTTTAGTAAAGATTCCCGATAAATACAGAAGAGTTTTGGAATTCTATTTAGCTGGTTATACGGAAAAACAAATCGCGGAAACCATGGGTGTAAAACCTGGAACGGTAAAGTCTAGGGCCGCGCGAGGAAAAGAAATGATGAAACGAGTCGGAACAAAGGAGAAATTTTATGAATAA
- a CDS encoding GAF domain-containing SpoIIE family protein phosphatase, translating into MSLAKNPILDKGDLIPALHVLTESISRALDCERCSIWFYSETKTSIQCLDLFILSENSHNSGMELFQKDYPRYFEVLKDERLIVADDAIHDNSTKEFAPNYLLPLNILSMLDAPILMDGKLLGIICNEHVGKRHSWTLEEQTFVGSLSDMIPRIFQAVERKKAEEELKKANERLEYTVRTRTRIILSQKEELEHQIKMAKKIQGALLPATLPKSDYLDLQYLYEPMMEIGGDFVDFLYDEENHILGFFICDVSGHGVSAALLASMVKMSYSNWRSFIQNPEYGIALIYESLAGKFAGHFITAILGTLNVKTGEGRMTNAGHCPPVLLSKGKKPYVFYQTGALLTDLIPLKLETVPFHLDRGDRLVLYTDGIIEAFNPNRELFSEERLLSNLDSSENEPLDELCQKVFSEVNRFMGVAHEGFSDDLTLLALERK; encoded by the coding sequence ATGTCCTTAGCAAAAAATCCGATACTCGACAAAGGCGATTTAATCCCTGCGTTACACGTCCTTACGGAATCGATTTCAAGAGCTTTGGATTGTGAACGTTGTAGCATCTGGTTTTATAGCGAGACAAAAACCTCCATTCAATGTCTCGATCTTTTTATCCTCTCCGAAAATTCTCACAATTCCGGAATGGAACTTTTTCAAAAAGACTATCCACGTTATTTCGAAGTTCTCAAAGATGAAAGATTGATCGTCGCGGACGACGCGATTCACGACAATTCTACGAAAGAATTTGCTCCGAATTACCTATTACCTTTGAACATTCTTTCAATGTTGGATGCGCCCATTCTCATGGATGGAAAACTTCTCGGAATCATTTGTAATGAACACGTCGGCAAACGTCATTCTTGGACGCTGGAAGAACAAACCTTTGTGGGTTCGCTTTCCGATATGATTCCAAGAATCTTTCAAGCGGTGGAAAGAAAGAAAGCGGAAGAAGAATTAAAAAAAGCGAATGAACGTTTGGAATACACGGTCAGAACCAGAACCAGAATTATTCTTAGCCAAAAGGAAGAATTGGAACATCAGATCAAGATGGCAAAAAAGATACAAGGTGCTCTTCTTCCGGCCACTCTCCCGAAATCCGACTACTTGGATCTACAATATCTTTACGAACCGATGATGGAAATCGGCGGCGATTTCGTAGACTTCCTTTATGACGAGGAAAATCATATTCTCGGTTTTTTTATCTGCGATGTTTCGGGTCACGGGGTTTCCGCCGCTTTGCTCGCCTCGATGGTGAAGATGTCCTATTCAAACTGGAGATCGTTTATTCAAAATCCTGAATATGGTATTGCTCTAATTTACGAATCCCTCGCCGGAAAATTTGCCGGCCATTTTATCACGGCGATTCTCGGAACTCTAAACGTGAAAACGGGAGAAGGAAGAATGACGAACGCGGGACATTGTCCTCCCGTTTTGCTCAGCAAAGGTAAAAAACCTTACGTATTTTATCAAACGGGCGCATTGCTTACGGATCTAATTCCTCTAAAATTAGAGACGGTGCCGTTTCACCTGGATCGTGGCGATCGTTTGGTACTTTATACGGATGGAATTATAGAAGCGTTCAATCCGAATCGAGAATTATTTTCCGAAGAACGATTGCTTTCTAATTTGGATTCTTCCGAAAACGAACCTTTGGATGAGCTTTGTCAAAAAGTTTTTTCGGAAGTGAATCGTTTTATGGGAGTCGCTCACGAAGGCTTTTCTGACGACCTTACACTTCTTGCCCTCGAAAGGAAATAG
- a CDS encoding phosphoribosyl-AMP cyclohydrolase — translation MSSRKITVLKVKSPERTISSLTRFSEEELDPYRKTLPSGTREEVDCDEDTILFLHSGFDPLEFVRTKEILHLPDGEMIPVVAIDPNGEILMQAFGNEESQRLTLETGFAHYFSRSRNQLWKKGDTSGHTQKILQILSPKDGSFLVYQVEQKVAACHEGYYSCFFRERMPGGEWNPLPIPRNFLPEKS, via the coding sequence ATGAGTTCCCGCAAAATTACAGTTCTCAAAGTAAAAAGTCCCGAAAGAACGATCTCTTCTTTAACTCGTTTTTCCGAAGAAGAATTGGATCCTTACAGAAAAACTCTTCCTTCCGGAACAAGGGAAGAAGTGGATTGCGACGAAGATACGATTCTTTTTCTTCATTCCGGTTTTGATCCGCTGGAATTTGTGAGAACGAAGGAGATCCTACATCTTCCGGATGGAGAAATGATTCCCGTCGTTGCGATCGATCCGAACGGAGAAATTCTGATGCAGGCTTTTGGGAACGAGGAAAGTCAGAGATTGACTTTGGAAACCGGATTCGCGCATTATTTTAGCCGTTCTCGGAATCAGCTCTGGAAAAAAGGGGATACTTCCGGACATACTCAGAAAATTCTCCAGATTCTTTCCCCAAAGGACGGTTCCTTTTTGGTCTATCAAGTGGAGCAGAAAGTGGCGGCTTGTCACGAAGGATACTACAGTTGTTTTTTTAGAGAAAGAATGCCGGGAGGAGAATGGAATCCGCTTCCTATCCCAAGAAATTTTCTTCCAGAAAAGAGCTAA
- a CDS encoding lectin-like protein, with product MKRILSILIFSLFLGAMGNLYASRGSVVENPIDVFEKSFENKVLSIQRKTQVNANLPVHRALFYGTHNSYNSKSYAGPFFSYAFPNQKYSIGEQLRLGARFIELDVHWTLGTRARKELLLCHGQDNHVGCNVFDRPFYKGLEEVRDWVSNVSNRNEVLVLYIEDKFDGHSSEALQTLKDYLDPWLYRYSGSCSEIPSPENMPKLGDMVASNKRILLMSNGCYDSQWSGYFKKIFFGASTGSPKEFKGYPDCNYSRATYNSSMVRFFNDTTNYFGFYDGVKESGSFTDANIQSMLACEVNVFGIDQFDPDFAKKAIWSWNSSEPNNWAGSEHCAVVWSNGRWNDLNCSSWNRFSCKDASGNWYVTSGGGSWSSGNSQCSSETGGRYKFSAPLTPYENRKLLEAKNSVGAGDLWINLTDQTSEGNWLLGY from the coding sequence ATGAAGAGAATTTTATCCATTCTCATCTTCTCTCTTTTTCTGGGAGCGATGGGAAATCTTTACGCGAGTCGAGGCTCCGTCGTGGAAAATCCGATCGACGTTTTTGAGAAGTCTTTCGAAAACAAGGTTCTTTCCATTCAAAGAAAAACGCAGGTAAACGCGAACCTTCCGGTTCACAGAGCCCTTTTTTACGGAACCCACAATTCGTATAACAGCAAGTCATACGCCGGTCCGTTCTTCTCTTACGCGTTTCCGAATCAAAAGTATTCCATCGGTGAACAACTTCGCCTTGGCGCAAGGTTTATCGAATTGGACGTTCACTGGACTTTGGGAACCCGCGCTCGTAAGGAACTTCTTCTTTGTCACGGTCAGGACAACCACGTGGGTTGTAACGTCTTCGATCGTCCTTTTTATAAAGGTTTAGAAGAGGTTCGAGATTGGGTTTCCAACGTCTCGAATCGCAACGAAGTTCTCGTTCTTTATATTGAAGATAAGTTCGACGGTCATTCTTCCGAAGCTCTTCAAACTCTTAAAGATTATCTGGATCCTTGGTTGTATCGTTATTCCGGAAGTTGTTCCGAAATACCCTCTCCGGAGAATATGCCGAAGTTAGGCGATATGGTCGCGTCCAACAAAAGAATTCTTCTTATGAGCAATGGTTGCTACGATTCTCAGTGGAGCGGCTACTTTAAAAAAATCTTCTTCGGCGCTTCGACGGGAAGTCCGAAAGAATTCAAAGGTTATCCGGATTGTAATTATTCCAGAGCGACTTACAATTCTTCTATGGTCCGTTTCTTTAACGATACGACAAATTACTTCGGGTTCTATGACGGAGTAAAGGAGAGCGGATCTTTTACGGATGCAAATATTCAGTCGATGCTGGCATGTGAGGTGAACGTATTCGGCATAGATCAGTTTGATCCGGACTTTGCCAAAAAAGCGATCTGGTCCTGGAATTCTTCCGAGCCGAACAACTGGGCGGGAAGTGAACACTGCGCCGTCGTCTGGTCCAACGGAAGATGGAACGATCTCAACTGTTCCTCTTGGAATCGTTTTTCTTGTAAAGACGCTTCGGGTAACTGGTATGTGACTTCAGGCGGCGGATCTTGGTCTTCCGGAAATTCACAGTGTTCTTCGGAAACGGGAGGAAGATATAAATTCTCTGCACCTTTGACACCGTACGAAAACAGAAAACTCTTAGAGGCTAAGAATTCGGTCGGCGCCGGCGATCTTTGGATCAACCTTACGGATCAGACTTCGGAAGGAAACTGGCTTTTAGGATATTGA
- a CDS encoding Spy/CpxP family protein refolding chaperone: MKGFFKVSGLILVIAALFAGGCRFYKSPEKRAEFVVKKISSELDLNDSQKKELNRIKDEVLTKRKELKLEGPRIPAEALAEFRQPTLDEKKINKSFELEMGKMTEMRQYMTKKAIEFHAILTPEQRNKFVDLITEFQKKHHHHDD, translated from the coding sequence ATGAAAGGATTTTTTAAAGTTTCCGGTCTGATTCTTGTAATCGCGGCTTTGTTTGCGGGAGGATGTAGGTTTTATAAGTCCCCTGAAAAAAGAGCGGAGTTCGTAGTAAAGAAGATTAGCTCGGAATTGGATCTGAATGATTCTCAAAAGAAAGAACTCAATCGTATCAAAGACGAAGTTCTAACTAAGAGAAAGGAACTGAAACTCGAAGGCCCAAGAATTCCAGCGGAGGCACTTGCAGAGTTTCGTCAACCGACTTTAGATGAAAAAAAGATAAACAAGTCGTTTGAATTGGAGATGGGTAAGATGACGGAGATGAGACAATACATGACCAAAAAAGCGATTGAGTTTCATGCGATTCTCACTCCAGAACAAAGAAATAAATTTGTGGATTTGATTACAGAGTTTCAAAAGAAACATCATCATCATGATGACTGA
- a CDS encoding response regulator, translated as MKNAKNYSILLAEDDETNAELLIRHVERYNFEVDHVVDGVAAEIKLRKQRYDLIITDNKMPKQSGLSLLERIPEINRLTPIIFLTVSNEKETILQAVHNRNLVAYLLKPVDTNILIEKICQGLSIKANTLIDKKAYPFEILPFTSSGHGVGIELKGCPFGKSVEKLVQEISFFLKELPSLRSIVIKVNPEFYFFKNGEQLLSTLRDRLAIKYEIKKEDISILNE; from the coding sequence ATGAAAAACGCGAAAAACTATTCCATTCTTCTTGCGGAAGACGACGAAACCAACGCGGAACTTCTCATCCGCCACGTGGAAAGATACAATTTTGAAGTGGATCACGTTGTGGACGGGGTTGCCGCGGAAATCAAACTGAGAAAACAACGTTACGATTTGATAATTACGGATAATAAAATGCCGAAACAAAGCGGTCTTAGTCTTTTGGAAAGAATTCCGGAGATAAATCGTTTAACGCCGATTATCTTTTTAACGGTGAGCAACGAAAAAGAAACGATTTTACAAGCGGTTCACAATAGGAATCTCGTTGCCTATCTATTAAAGCCGGTCGATACGAATATCCTAATCGAAAAAATTTGCCAAGGTTTGAGCATTAAGGCGAATACTCTAATCGATAAGAAGGCGTATCCCTTCGAAATACTTCCTTTTACGAGTTCAGGTCACGGAGTCGGAATCGAATTAAAAGGTTGTCCTTTCGGAAAAAGTGTTGAAAAACTCGTTCAGGAAATTTCATTTTTTTTGAAGGAACTTCCTAGTCTGCGAAGCATCGTGATTAAAGTGAATCCGGAGTTCTATTTTTTTAAGAATGGAGAACAATTGCTTTCCACTCTTAGAGATCGTCTTGCAATCAAATATGAAATCAAAAAGGAAGACATCAGCATTCTAAACGAATGA